AGGGCCTCCACCGGTCGGATAGAACCGAAGCTAGGGGGAGCCCGGAGTATCATCCAGGCATCCCTCCTCTCTCTTGCGACGCAGCACACGCTCCACGTAGTACGCGACCGCTTCCCATTCGGTCGGCCCCCGCAGCATCACCCCCACGATGTTGTCGGGGGTGACGTCTCCGACGAAGGCGCCGAGATCTACCCTATCTCTGGCGAAGCGGTCACACACGAAGAACGTATGGAGCGCGTCGTCCCTTGCTGCGTCGCAATACCGGCATCCCGGGGATCCGACCTTGCCCATCCTCGACAGGTACGCACGGAAGTACCCGTGGCCTGTGAGGAACTGGGTGAGGTAAAAATTCACCTCACCATGGGTCCTGGATATCCAGGTGGCCAGATCCCCTATCAGCCGAGCCGTCCACCGACCCGGCTGGGTAGCCTCCCGGCGTTGCTGCCATGCGCGTAGCGTGGCTGCGCGCTCGTGGGACACGGCTTCGGCCCGCCCAGTCTCCGAGGAGCGTTGGAAGATGTTCTTCCGCTCGAATGCAAGCAGGTCGATGGGTATTACCCCGGCGACCGCTTGCACTGCGCACTCGGAGACGGTCCTGTAGCTGCACGCCACCCGAAGCGCCAGCTGGCGCTGTACGGCAGACATGCAGCTTCTGTACTTACGGAGCCGAAGGGCATCTGCCCATATTTCGGCTCCGTACAGCAGGACGCTCTGGGTTGCCGAGAGCAAGAGTTTCCTCTTGCTCGGCTTCGGGCCGCCCACGTTTGCCATTAGTCGGCTAAGTGCTGTCGCCAACGACGCCGCCCTGACCGAGACCCTCCGGATATGTTCCGCGAAGCTAAGCTTGTTGTCCAAGGCAACACCCAGGTACTTCGCGGACCTCCGGGTCTGGATGGTCTCGGTCCCAACAGTCATCGGGACGATGGTGGGGATACGTCGGCGTGTCAGCATGACGATTTCCGTTTTCGGAATCGCCAGCTGCAGCCCGTGGTCCTCCATCCATCGCACCACTCGGCGCATGACCTGGTTCAGCTTGAGCTGAGCCAGCTCGGCGGTCCGCGCCATGATGACCACGGCGACGTCGTCAGCATAGCCGACGAGGAACGAATCCTCTGGCATACCCATGCGGAGGAGGCTGTCGTACATGACGTTCCACAGGTCGGGCCCCATGACCGATCCCTGCGCAGCACCCGCAGTGATCGATCGTTCACGGAGCCCGTCCGACGTCTCGTACAACAGCTTTCGGTCCCGAAGATAATCCGCCATCACTGACAGCAGATACTCCGGGAGCCGAAACGTTGTTTCCAACGCCTCCAACATGTCTGTCCACCGTGCCGTGTTGAACGCGTTCCGTACGTCCAGCGTCACCAACAGGACGACGGGTCTCGCGGCGTGGCAAGCCGTGTCGGCGATGCGTACAGCGTCTACCACGCGGGAGATCGCGTTCACGGTGGACCTCCCTTTTCGGAAGCCGTACTGGTGGTCCGAAAGACCTTAGACCTAATGCTCCGCATCGTGGTCGCGTCCAGTTCCGGGCTCGCGGACAACCCACCGAGTCTTCGGGTGACGAGTTTGTAACCGTCGCCGAACGGATCTCGGTTAAGGTCGTCGCAGAGATCGCGCCAACACCGCGCTTTACTCTGCTTGATCGCACGAGTTAAGGCTTTCTTGGCCGCCTTGTAGTCCTCCGAAGCGCGGCGGCCTCCGGTCGACTTCGAGCTCGTTGAGCTCGTCGCCGGAGCCTCAGGGCTTCTCTCCTGAGGGAGGCGATCTGGTCGGTCCACCAGTACGCCTGCCGCCGGCCGGAGAATGGCCTCCTCCTTGGCATTGACTCGTCGCATGCCCGTCGGATGAGGTTAAGGGTGCCGCGCACGATGGCTTCGGCACCCGCTCTATCGGACGGGTCACGCGGGGTCTGCGGCACGGCCTCCACGCCCGCCCGGAGAGTGGCGTAGAGCCTATCCTCATCCAGGCGAGAGGTGACGTATCCTCTCGGGCGTCTAATCCCCGGAGGCCGCGCTTGCCGCTCGCCGATCAACTGGGGGGTGATGTAGCTATGATCGCTACCGGTGAAATCACCAATCACCCTCCAGTTCGCCGCTCTTTGGACCAGATCCTCAGACACCAGGGTGACATCCGGTATCGAGTCTCCGAATCCAGGGCGTCGATACGTCGGCGTTGACCCCACGTTCAACACGACGAGTCCCAGTCTTGAGGCCATCTCGACCACCAACCTTCCCCTCGTGTCGGTGCGAGGCATCCCCCACTCGCAGGCTCGGGCGTTGAAGTCACCAGCCACGACAAGCCCACCGGACTTGTCGCGTAGGGTGTCCTCCAGCACGTCGAGCTTTCCCCGAAATTCGGAGATGCTATCATTCGGGGACAGATAGCAGCTGACGTACGTGAGGACACCGCTGGTGACCCAGACGTGTCCCGCGGCAGCCCCGTGAGAGTCTATACGGACTCTCCGTGGATCCGTGATCCACACTGCCGCGGTGCCGAGATCATCCCTGAACCAGGTGGTCCCGATCGCGGTACTGCTCACTTGCGATGACGACCGCAGCTCGCTTCTCCATAGCGAGCTGCGTTATCAAGTCATCGGCAAGTCGACACCGGTTCAGGTTTCCCTGGAGGATGCTTACCGTGGCCGCGAAGAGGGCTTACCCTTCTTCGCGGCGAGGATCTCCCGGAAGATCCGGCACTTCCCCGAGCCCGCGTAGTGGTCCGTCGTCGCGTCCTTTATCCCCGCACACAAATGACAGTGGGGGGTGGCCTCGCACGCCGCCGCCTTGTGGCCATCCTTGCCGCGCCTGCGGCAAGCGTTGCTCCGGTCCGGGCCTTTACACTCTCTACGAGTGTGTCCGTAGCCCAGGCACCGGAAGCAACGCTGAACCTCCGTCCAGCGCCGGATGCGGCAATTGACCCAGCCGATCTTGAGCTTGGCGGCGGCCAGGAGCTTAACGGCAGCTCCTTCGCCAAGCTCCACCACGGCCTTCCGCAGCTCTCGGTGGTTCGTCGCGAGAACGGAGACGCGGATTTCCTCCGGCGACTCCCCTGTCACCCGCGCGACCGCGTCCATGACCTCTCCTGAGGTCGTGACGCAATCAAGATCGAGGATTTCGATCGTCGCGCGGGGTTTCAGGCCCCGTACTGCCGCGGTGTCCCCCACCGCCGTCCGGAGCGCGGACTGGAACCTGGCGCTGTCCCCACATCGCCCAAGCTCCAGAAGGACGGCCCCTTCCCGCGTCCTCCTTATTTGGCGGACCTCCGTGTCCGCTTCCTCCGGCCGGACCAGGCGACGTATCGCGCCCACAATGGACGCGTACGTCGCGCCCTCGGCCGGCTTTAGAAGGACAGCCGTCCGCCTAGTTTTAGGGCGACGGCGCcttctcctcctcttcttctttcgccTTTCGTCGACGGCACGCTGCTCCTTTGGAGTAGCAGAGTTCTTCGGTGCCTTCTCGCCTCTCCGCGGCTTTGGACGTGGGAGTGGAGGATCAGACGGTTTGTCCGCCCTCTTCTTTCTCCCCACCGCCGTGGACCATTTTTCTTGGTCCACGGCCGGCTTCTTTTTCGCCCTGGCAGCCTCTTCCTCTGGGCTGGAAACCACGGCCCTGTCTCGTTTCCGATCAGGCCGTGTTCGAGGAGCGGGTGTGTTCCCGCCTGGCGGCGCAGTGAGCGTGCCGAGGGCCTGCAGCATGTGGAGGACACGCTGTCTCTCCACTAGCCCATGGCCCAGTGCGTCCACCGCCTCCGCCAGCTTCTGCATTCCGTCCTTGATGTCCATGCTGACATTCCTCTGTTTGAGAGATGCCTGTCGCATGACATCAAGGACGGTTTTCATTGCCGCTATTTGCAAGCTCTCCGCTCGCTCGAGGGTCGCCAAAGTTCTAAACGCCCGGTCCCCAACACCGTGGTCGTTGGCATCGGCGCGTTCAGAACCGGCCCCATTGCCTGGCCCACGAACGCCAGGTTTCCGCAGCGGAGATACCTGGCCCGGAACACTTTGTGTCACGGCATCTCCCCCGCCGAGTTGGGGAGATACCGCGGCCACTTCCTGACGGACAGGGCTCCGAGGCGGCACGAATGGATTATCATCCGTGCCGCGTCACCTCCGGCGGCCACCGTCCGACGATGTGGACGTCTGTCTCGTCCTCCAAACGGATCCGGAGACGTTCGTCCCTTCACTTGTAGCATTTAATGCTACGCAGGCCAAGTGGTCAACCTGCATAGCACTGCGGTCGTCAGATAACGACGTCCCGGGGCCCGCTTGCTCACCCCTTGACGGACGCCGGTACTGGGGATCCGACCCCCTGCACCGTAGATCTCTCCTCTCTATATGACTTCTCCATGTTTGGTTTTTGATTCGGGGTTTCCTCCCCTAGTGTTTGGTCCGCGGgagctattttatttcactcctACCCTCCACGCACTCCGAAGAGTACGTGGCGAGCGTTCCCCTAACCGCCACCTGGGGACGCGCCGCGTCGGGGTATCACCTCCCCGCCTGACCTGGTCGCCCAGGCCAGGTGCgcggattattattattattattatcctacattttattcataattttgaGTGTGGTGCGCCgtagttgaaaaataaaaaaccaattttattagctattattttattaactagaaatttgaaaatgtaaaataatgaaaatgtactcatattgtcaaaattttaaattgacaaattatgtgaaagtctgcgagagagaaagtatgggtattgatgatctcagaatgctttgcctggccacgccacgCATTTGAcgtccaggccacggacatctaggcaaatgtctaaacagtctcagtttgttgatacactatttagcttcttcatttcaccgccaaagtgcggagcagtcagtttacatgagttgtcattagggtctgaacgtctccactgttgaacacagcattttagctgcgcatagttgaaaagcaccgaatttaatattatgttacacagtgtcaccttgcactttactggGAAaactctctttttctatattattgtaatacaataaattatgtgttacaaatagcGGATCTCTGtccattttctcattatttaaatttcttgcaacaaaactttctgccatgatttgtgtgtacttttgaaaattctaaggactgaaactgatattgcaatacgataaattgtgcgttacagatagtggatttcttttttcatttctcgctttatctttaacatttaaatgtcttggagtgagacatcctgccatgcgttctgtatacttttggaaacttaaaggactCAAGCTGGTCTCTTTtctatatctggcttcagacacattatgtatattgtagactctatgcttactataataaaagacaaatgtatttttattttaagctctacattaatttgcaagtaaaataaggattctatatattatttacaaataaaattaatgtcatatgcaatatatatattcacttttgttactctctctccttttctttttacagttcATATGTACACAGAACGCGTGACAGAAAGCCTTGTTGCAagcaaattaaatgtttatgatgaagtgaaaataaaaaaagtggtccactatttataacacataatttattgtattaaaacacttattcttattgcacaatgtttcttatttgcacaaaatgaacatttactgaaatttgtattatgaactgcacactcaaacaccaaatttatatatatacatatttctttccaCAACGACAAAGTAGATATTTGATCACTTATAACCATATACTTCCCAATACAATATCACTACACgtagcctttaaaataatcattcaACTTGCGGcgtccaaatgtcacaaatacaaactgacaggttaTACAGGTGAGAAATGAACAAGCGGCGTGAGTggcagccatattacaattccggcagacgagccttgccgactgattccgagagtcgacgaatcgacgaacgcccttagctcctattggctaagagctctttcacacgacgatacgcgtatcgCGATACACGTATGCAGGATACCGATGAAACACATAATGTTATGGAAGCGTTCAGACGGCGATTCTCGCGACATACAGTATCGCGATATTGATTTTCGGTATCCGCGGTTGGTCGGCCGCCGGCAACTTTTTCTGCGTCGGAGCGGCCgacgaaacattgaaatagatgCGAGCATTCACACGACGCTGCGCAGTATCGTCGAATTCGTTCACCTTCCtcataaaaaatgttagacataataattgaagaatttacatGGATCGTTACAAtgttcttcgaataaaatatgaaaagctcccgtttcttctcttatattattaataggatgaacccaatattttctcttaacttttctccttttagtagcttttttatgtagaaaccAAATAGATAAAGCTTCAATCTCATCCATTATTTCAGAAAGGTTTTCACTAACTAAGAATGCGTGTTTCTCAAACGAGAAGATATGTTtaactgaaaaacaaatgatcaaCACCGAGCTACGAAATTAGTTGGATACAGTATCGCATAAGTATCTTGCTAGCAGATACGTATCGCATACGCGTATTGcgatacgcgtatcgtcgtgtgAAAGAGCTCTAAGAGTTGAAAAATTCCTTGAAGAATCAGAATAAGAACAACAAGACTGCCTACTGCCTACCGTTTCTGGAAAaatcatgacatgatattacgatttCTATGTTgttcgtggaccgattttattgattttggttttattcgaaagcttatgtgcgatttacatcagaaaaatgcctttagatttaggaaatacagcaggcgtgacgagatattaatgacagaagatTCAGATTAGGTTGGAATTGAACTGCTCTTCTGTaaagatacgcggtagcgccagcgccaggcATACATATACGGGGaggctattttttcatgtacttggcgtcgagacgctaccgcgtctctagatataGCAAACAAGCACCGCAAGGGACGCCGGAATAATAGAAGATAAGgggaaacaaaatataaaaggcgcaaatgtatttgaaattgtgcCTAACCCATATTTCGGGCCAGATTTTGTCGGATTACAGAGCGCTGCANNNNNNNNNNNNNNNNNNNNNNNNNNNNNNNNNNNNNNNNNNNNNNNNNNNNNNNNNNNNNNNNNNNNNNNNNNNNNNNNNNNNNNNNNNNNNNNNNNNNNNNNNNNNNNNNNNNNNNNNNNNNNNNNNNNNNNNNNNNNNNNNNNNNNNNNNNNNNNNNNNNNNNNNNNNNNNNNNNNNNNNNNNNNNNNNNNNNNNNNNNNNNNNNNNNNNNNNNNNNNNNNNNNNNNNNNNNNNNNNNNNNNNNNNNNNNNNNNNNNNNNNNNNNNNNNNNNNNNNNNNNNNNNNNNNNNNNNNNNNNNNNNNNNNNNNNNNNNNNNNNNNNNNNNNNNNNNNNNNNNNNNNNNNNNNNNNNNNNNNNNNNNNNNNNNNNNNNNNNNNNNNNNNNNNNNNNNNNNNNNNNNNNNNNNNNNNNNNNNNNNNNNNNNNNNNNNNNNNNNNNNNNNNNNNNNNNNNNNNNNNNNNNNNNNNNNNNNNNNNNNNNNNNNNNNNNNNNNNNNNNNNNNNNNNNNNNNNNNNNNNNNNNNNNNNNNNNNNNNNNNNNNNNNNNNNNNNNNNNNNNNNNNNNNNNNNNNNNNNNNNNNNNNNNNNNNNNNNNNNNNNNNNNNNNNNNNNNNNNNNNNNNNNNNNNNNNNNNNNNNNNNNNNNNNNNNNNNNNNNNNNNNNNNNNNNNNNNNNNNNNNNNNNNNNNNNNNNNNNNNNNNNNNNNNNNNNNNNNNNNNNNNNNNNNNNNNNNNNNNNNNNNNNNNNNNNNNNNNNNNNNNNNNNNNNNNNNNNNNNNNNNNNNNNNNNNNNNNNNNNNNNNNNNNNNNNNNNNNNNNNNNNNNNNNNNNNNNNNNNNNNNNNNNNNNNNNNNNNNNNNNNNNNNN
This portion of the Hylaeus volcanicus isolate JK05 chromosome 4, UHH_iyHylVolc1.0_haploid, whole genome shotgun sequence genome encodes:
- the LOC128875066 gene encoding uncharacterized protein LOC128875066, with amino-acid sequence MDIKDGMQKLAEAVDALGHGLVERQRVLHMLQALGTLTAPPGGNTPAPRTRPDRKRDRAVVSSPEEEAARAKKKPAVDQEKWSTAVGRKKRADKPSDPPLPRPKPRRGEKAPKNSATPKEQRAVDERRKKKRRRRRRRPKTRRTAVLLKPAEGATYASIVGAIRRLVRPEEADTEVRQIRRTREGAVLLELGRCGDSARFQSALRTAVGDTAAVRGLKPRATIEILDLDCVTTSGEVMDAVARVTGESPEEIRVSVLATNHRELRKAVVELGEGAAVKLLAAAKLKIGWVNCRIRRWTEVQRCFRCLGYGHTRRECKGPDRSNACRRRGKDGHKAAACEATPHCHLCAGIKDATTDHYAGSGKCRIFREILAAKKGKPSSRPRSLWRSELRSSSQVSSTAIGTTWFRDDLGTAAVWITDPRRVRIDSHGAAAGHVWVTSGVLTYVSCYLSPNDSISEFRGKLDVLEDTLRDKSGGLVVAGDFNARACEWGMPRTDTRGRLVVEMASRLGLVVLNVGSTPTYRRPGFGDSIPDVTLVSEDLVQRAANWRVIGDFTGSDHSYITPQLIGERQARPPGIRRPRGYVTSRLDEDRLYATLRAGVEAVPQTPRDPSDRAGAEAIVRGTLNLIRRACDESMPRRRPFSGRRQAYWWTDQIASLRREALRLRRRAQRARSRPEAAALRRTTRRPRKP